The following proteins come from a genomic window of Gemmatimonadaceae bacterium:
- a CDS encoding DsbA family protein: MRRLTDIATALFFIAAAFLIAQPSSLIRASWARYSNNRRVVQLATQHWSEIDHIGSRLFNSREKVELVVVSDYECPFCRASQAAIDSAVRRGVRISLLHYPGPTHPSADGAARAALCAESVRQLPRLHAHFMQTNAWQKSQDWLREATSAGVTDLDNFGACVTGAEVRKRLSSQTALADSLMVRGTPTFVSPRGVHGGVASLAEILDLVGRH; encoded by the coding sequence GTGCGACGACTCACAGATATTGCGACGGCCCTCTTCTTCATCGCGGCGGCATTCCTGATCGCGCAACCGTCATCGCTCATTCGCGCGAGTTGGGCTCGGTATTCGAACAACCGAAGGGTCGTGCAGTTAGCCACTCAGCATTGGAGTGAGATTGATCATATCGGCTCGCGACTATTCAACTCGCGCGAGAAAGTGGAGTTGGTTGTGGTTTCCGACTATGAATGTCCCTTCTGTCGGGCCTCTCAGGCGGCAATCGATTCCGCAGTCAGAAGGGGAGTTCGCATCTCGCTGCTCCACTACCCAGGTCCGACCCATCCGAGTGCCGACGGAGCCGCACGGGCCGCATTGTGTGCGGAGTCTGTGCGACAGCTTCCTCGCCTGCACGCGCACTTCATGCAAACGAATGCATGGCAGAAGAGCCAGGACTGGCTGCGTGAGGCGACCTCGGCGGGCGTTACCGATCTCGACAACTTTGGCGCATGCGTGACCGGCGCAGAGGTTCGCAAACGGCTATCGTCGCAGACGGCGTTGGCCGACAGTCTAATGGTGCGTGGTACACCGACGTTCGTGTCACCTCGCGGCGTGCACGGCGGCGTCGCTTCCCTTGCTGAAATCCTCGATCTTGTGGGTCGGCACTGA
- a CDS encoding dienelactone hydrolase family protein: MAATLLDAHDAGAQLRRGREAPRRREAPREREVLQHGGRDRTYVVRVPEAVARRNVPVPLVVVLHGGGGNADNAERMFAWSEKGRREGFIVVYPEGTARGRRSMYTWNAGHCCGFAMENRVDDVGFIDALITQLQREYTIDPARVYITGMSNGAMMAHRLGIALSHRVAAIAPVVGALFGDEASPASPVSAIVFNGMVDQSVPYDGGAGGGIGARAWDGTPTKPALQQGTFWAAANGCASAPSVDDRGRLVVTSYECPRRRDVILYALKDGGHAWPGGKRGTRMGDDPGTAVDATALIWEFFAAHPRR; this comes from the coding sequence GTGGCCGCCACGCTGCTCGATGCCCACGATGCAGGCGCGCAGCTTCGCCGCGGTCGTGAGGCGCCGCGCCGGCGTGAAGCCCCGCGCGAGCGTGAGGTGCTGCAGCACGGCGGGCGCGATCGCACCTATGTCGTGCGCGTTCCCGAGGCGGTCGCCAGGCGCAACGTGCCGGTGCCGCTCGTCGTCGTCTTGCACGGCGGCGGGGGAAATGCGGACAACGCCGAGCGAATGTTCGCCTGGAGCGAGAAGGGGCGGCGCGAGGGGTTCATCGTGGTCTATCCCGAGGGGACCGCGCGCGGCCGGCGGTCGATGTACACCTGGAACGCCGGCCACTGCTGTGGCTTCGCGATGGAGAACCGCGTGGACGACGTCGGCTTCATTGACGCGTTGATCACGCAGCTGCAACGGGAGTACACGATCGACCCGGCGCGCGTCTACATCACCGGGATGTCCAACGGCGCGATGATGGCGCACCGGTTGGGGATCGCGCTCTCGCATCGCGTGGCGGCCATCGCCCCCGTGGTGGGGGCGCTGTTCGGCGACGAGGCGTCACCGGCGTCGCCGGTGTCGGCCATCGTTTTCAACGGAATGGTGGACCAGTCGGTCCCGTACGACGGGGGCGCGGGGGGCGGGATAGGAGCGCGCGCCTGGGACGGGACACCGACTAAGCCGGCGCTGCAGCAAGGGACGTTCTGGGCCGCCGCGAATGGCTGCGCCAGCGCGCCGAGCGTCGACGACCGGGGGCGCCTCGTGGTGACGTCGTACGAATGTCCGCGCCGGCGCGACGTGATCCTCTATGCGTTGAAGGATGGGGGGCACGCCTGGCCCGGCGGGAAGCGGGGGACGCGGATGGGCGACGACCCGGGGACGGCCGTCGACGCGACCGCGCTGATCTGGGAGTTCTTCGCGGCGCATCCCAGGCGCTGA
- a CDS encoding DinB family protein, with amino-acid sequence MKTRLFTLALALVSATPMVALQAQGAPSAPSWMGEMHRDVNEAQRKMIGLANAIPESAYDWRPSAGTRTVREVLLHVASDNYFIPIAMGKPAPEASGITSDMKTVGTYEKRALSKAQVVAELEASYTHLHQAMGLTTDANASQTIKFFGQDWTRMRAMVLTVTHLHEHLGQMIAYARSNNVVPPWSK; translated from the coding sequence ATGAAGACCCGACTGTTCACCCTCGCCCTTGCACTCGTCAGCGCCACGCCGATGGTTGCCCTCCAGGCGCAAGGCGCGCCGAGTGCCCCGAGCTGGATGGGCGAGATGCACCGCGACGTCAACGAGGCGCAGCGCAAGATGATCGGCCTCGCCAACGCCATCCCCGAGAGCGCCTACGACTGGCGCCCGAGCGCCGGCACGCGCACCGTGCGCGAGGTCCTGCTGCACGTCGCCTCGGACAACTACTTCATCCCCATAGCCATGGGTAAGCCGGCCCCCGAGGCCAGCGGCATCACGAGCGACATGAAGACGGTGGGTACGTATGAGAAGCGCGCCCTGTCCAAGGCGCAGGTCGTGGCCGAGCTCGAAGCGTCGTACACGCACCTGCACCAGGCCATGGGGCTCACCACCGACGCCAACGCCTCGCAGACGATCAAGTTCTTCGGGCAGGACTGGACGCGCATGCGCGCGATGGTGCTTACGGTAACGCACCTGCACGAGCACCTGGGACAGATGATTGCCTACGCCCGCAGCAACAACGTCGTCCCGCCCTGGAGCAAGTAA
- a CDS encoding VOC family protein, whose translation MPPALPRPVPELPVENLERAVAYYASRLGFTIDWNDPTIGLAGLSSGSCRLFLASADFRKGRGTAGPALTWLNLDSNDDVDALFRAWEASAAIVLERPESKPWGLREFTVADPDGNQFRVFHDFATPARRAAGC comes from the coding sequence ATGCCTCCCGCCCTCCCGCGCCCCGTCCCCGAACTCCCGGTCGAGAATCTCGAGCGCGCCGTTGCCTACTACGCCTCCCGGCTCGGCTTCACCATCGACTGGAACGATCCGACCATCGGCCTGGCGGGGCTCTCGTCAGGCAGCTGCCGGCTGTTCCTCGCCAGCGCCGACTTCCGGAAGGGGCGCGGCACGGCGGGGCCGGCGCTCACCTGGCTCAATCTCGACAGCAACGACGACGTGGACGCACTCTTTCGCGCCTGGGAGGCGAGCGCGGCCATCGTGCTCGAGCGCCCGGAGTCCAAGCCCTGGGGGCTGCGCGAGTTCACCGTTGCCGACCCGGATGGCAACCAGTTTCGTGTCTTCCACGACTTTGCCACACCGGCGCGACGTGCGGCCGGCTGTTGA
- a CDS encoding serine hydrolase produces the protein MIRLCVAAALLATTTPLLPAQTTSPQLAPATAAAIDSLFTPMSHAGSPGCAVAVYQNGAIAFARGYGFANLTHDVPITPATRFTVGSVSKQFTAASIALLVRAGKLSLDDDVRRYIPEMNATPTPVRVRHLVHHTSGLRDFWELVGLAGVRYDDGYTSQDMLALAARQKGLNFPPGAEYRYSNTGYLALGVIVQRVTGQSLRRFADSAIFQPLGMQETLFLDDHTEVVAGRAMAYSPVGGAGGRWKVDVWNNDIVGQGGVVTSLADLQKWDENFYTGKVGGREFLELMHQVEPLTSGASNAYAFGISVGNYRGQRLVEHTGATGGYRAALFRFPDQHTSFAMLCNRSITNTTQLSLHMADAVLRASLGAPSPRGSTAGEEASAPRKAGTPRVREHAAIAGRYASPELMGAVYEIAVAPDGTLQLTRPRATSVALSPLEPERAYVAGGLLTLTFDAPVKGKSPGFRLDANRVQNIRFDRLAP, from the coding sequence ATGATCCGACTGTGCGTTGCCGCCGCCCTCCTGGCAACCACCACGCCGCTCCTTCCGGCCCAAACGACTTCCCCGCAGCTCGCGCCGGCGACGGCGGCGGCAATCGACTCGCTCTTCACTCCCATGTCGCACGCCGGCTCTCCCGGCTGCGCGGTGGCGGTCTACCAGAACGGCGCGATTGCCTTCGCGCGGGGCTACGGCTTCGCGAACCTCACGCACGACGTCCCGATCACCCCCGCCACGCGCTTCACCGTGGGGTCGGTCTCCAAGCAGTTCACCGCGGCGTCGATTGCGTTGCTGGTGCGCGCGGGGAAGCTGTCGCTCGACGACGACGTGCGGCGCTACATCCCCGAGATGAACGCGACCCCCACCCCGGTGCGGGTGCGGCACCTGGTGCACCACACGAGCGGGCTGCGCGACTTCTGGGAGCTGGTGGGGCTGGCGGGTGTTCGCTACGACGACGGCTACACCTCGCAGGACATGCTGGCGCTGGCCGCCCGGCAGAAAGGGCTCAACTTCCCGCCCGGCGCCGAGTATCGCTACAGCAACACCGGCTACCTGGCGTTGGGGGTGATCGTGCAGCGCGTCACGGGGCAGTCGCTGCGGCGCTTTGCCGACTCGGCGATCTTCCAGCCGTTAGGCATGCAGGAGACGCTCTTCCTCGACGACCATACCGAGGTGGTGGCCGGGCGGGCCATGGCGTACTCGCCGGTGGGGGGTGCCGGCGGGCGGTGGAAGGTCGATGTGTGGAACAACGACATCGTGGGCCAGGGCGGAGTCGTGACGTCGCTGGCCGACCTGCAGAAGTGGGACGAGAACTTCTACACCGGGAAGGTAGGGGGGCGCGAGTTCCTGGAGCTCATGCACCAGGTGGAGCCGCTCACCTCCGGCGCGAGCAACGCCTACGCCTTCGGGATCTCGGTGGGGAACTACCGCGGACAGCGCCTGGTGGAGCACACCGGCGCCACCGGTGGCTATCGCGCGGCGCTGTTCCGCTTCCCCGACCAGCACACCTCGTTCGCGATGCTGTGCAACCGCAGCATCACCAACACGACGCAGCTCTCGCTCCACATGGCCGATGCCGTGCTGCGCGCGTCGCTCGGCGCGCCCTCGCCCCGCGGCTCCACGGCGGGCGAGGAAGCGAGTGCGCCGCGCAAGGCCGGGACGCCGCGCGTGCGCGAGCACGCCGCCATCGCGGGACGCTATGCAAGCCCGGAGCTGATGGGCGCCGTGTATGAGATAGCCGTCGCCCCCGATGGCACGCTCCAGCTCACGCGCCCGCGCGCGACGTCGGTTGCGCTCTCGCCGCTGGAGCCGGAGCGCGCCTACGTGGCGGGCGGGCTCCTGACGCTGACGTTCGATGCGCCGGTCAAGGGGAAGTCGCCGGGTTTCCGCCTCGATGCCAACCGGGTGCAGAACATACGCTTTGACCGCTTGGCGCCGTAG